In Erigeron canadensis isolate Cc75 chromosome 6, C_canadensis_v1, whole genome shotgun sequence, the following are encoded in one genomic region:
- the LOC122604809 gene encoding uncharacterized protein LOC122604809, with amino-acid sequence MNMNQLNTVSHMTQNEDFDIISRTAVVNNDDNNIIEEEINMEHVFEEDGIEDESETQREKDKAVDCNIEIPSIYTNLDEKSLHVDNNWLKSYSKSKNDFALELGKDSFNNKEEFIRAIKLYFIKTHKHFEVVESRPTIWSIRCKLHEQGCKWTLRGSKRERSGLFEISKYTGPHTCLHYKISQDHPNLDSSVIAQEIQHLIKAEPSTSITVLRAEIIDKLGYTPTYKKVWVGKQKAIEHVFGDWDESYNILPKFLMALQTFNPGTIVEWCVLEETGQDQVEFRRVFWAFDPSIKGFKHCRPVISIDGTHLYGKYKGKMMIAMGVDGNNQILPLAFAIVENESFASWNWFLSHIKRHVVKDVDGICLISDRHPGILKVVNEQGSPWLESRGYHRYCLRHFINNFNDKFRSSQLKTLAYRAGSQNQIQFSPIPHEAYRPQAPNIALLPNSELKRDKRGPPRSTRLRNGMDIKEGKKSTNCGICGERGHNRATCITKPKKVNA; translated from the exons ATGAATATGAACCAATTGAACACGGTCTCTCACATGACTCAAAATGAAGATTTCGATATTATATCTCGTACTGCCGTTGTgaacaatgatgataataatattatagAAGAAGAAATTAATATGGAACATGTTTTTGAGGAAGATGGAATAGAAGATGAAAGTGAAACACAAAGAGAAAAAGATAAAGCAGTAGATTGTAACATTGAAATACCTTCAATTTACACCAACTTAGATGAAAAAAGTTTGCATGTTGATAACAATTGGTTGAAGTCATATTCTAAAAGTAAGAATGATTTTGCTCTTGAGTTGGGAAAAGATTCTTTCAATAACAAAGAAGAATTTATTAGAGCTATTAAGCTCTATTTTATCAAAACTCATAAACATTTTGAGGTTGTTGAGTCACGACCAACCATTTGGTCTATAAGATGTAAGCTACATGAACAAGGTTGCAAATGGACACTTCGTGGAAGTAAACGTGAACGTAGTGGATTATTTGAAATCTCAAAGTATACTGGTCCACACACTTGTTTACATTATAAGATCAGCCAAGACCATCCAAACCTAGACTCAAGCGTGATTGCTCAAGAGATTCAACACCTTATTAAAGCAGAACCTTCTACTAGTATTACTGTTCTAAGAGCTGAAATAATTGACAAGCTAGGGTATACTCCTACATACAAGAAGGTGTGGGTAGGAAAACAAAAGGCTATTGAACACGTCTTTGGGGATTGGGATGAATCATACAATATTTTACCTAAGTTTTTGATGGCGTTACAAACGTTCAATCCTGGTACCATTGTTGAATGGTGTGTGTTGGAAGAGACGGGTCAAGATCAAGTGGAATTTAGACGTGTTTTCTGGGCATTTGATCCTTCTATTAAAGGCTTTAAGCATTGTCGCCCGGTGATTAGCATTGATGGCACACATTTGTATGGAAAGTATAAAGGTAAAATGATGATTGCAATGGGAGTTGATGGCAACAATCAAATTTTACCACTTGCTTTTGCTATCGTTGAGAATGAATCTTTCGCTAGCTGGAATTGGTTTCTTTCACATATCAAGAGACATGTGGTGAAAGATGTTGACGGGATCTGCCTAATATCCGATCGTCACCCTGGAATCTTGAAGGTTGTTAATGAGCAAGGATCTCCTTGGTTAGAGTCTCGTGGTTATCACAG GTATTGCTTAAGGCATTTCATCAACAACTTTAATGATAAGTTTCGCAGCTCACAGCTAAAGACTTTAGCTTACCGGGCTGGTAGTCAGAATCAAATTC AGTTTTCTCCAATTCCTCATGAAGCGTACCGGCCACAAGCACCAAATATAGCATTACTTCCTAATTCCGAACTAAAACGAGATAAAAGGGGTCCCCCTCGATCAACAAGGTTACGAAATGGAATGGACATCAAAGAAGGAAAAAAGTCGACCAATTGTGGAATCTGTGGAGAACGTGGTCACAATCGAGCAACATGTATAACTAAGCCTAAAAAGGTGAATGCTTAG